From the Brachyspira intermedia PWS/A genome, the window ATTATTAACTTCAGAAGATTCTTTTTTATTAGAGGAACCTTCAGAATCAGTTTTCTTAACTTTTACAGGGTTAAGAACTGCAGATAAATTCTTACCTTCTAATTTAGCAGGTTTTTCTGTAGCAGCTTCATTCTCTAAATCCTGTATAATTTTATTAATAAGGTCATAGCCGAATTCAGTATGTGCCATTTCCCTACCTCTAAACATTATAGTGATTTTTACCTTATTTCCTTCATCTAAGAATTCACGAATATGCTTCATTTTAAAGTTGTAATCATGTATGCTTATCTGAGGACGCATCTTGATTTCTTTAAGCTGAACTAACTTTTGCTTTTTCTTAGCTTCTTTACTCTTCTTCTGAATATCAAATTTATACTTACCATAATTGATAATCTTACAAACAGGAGGTTCTGCTGTAGGAGCAATCTCAACTAAATCTGAACCTTCACTTTTTGCCAATGCAAGAGCATCTTTAATACTCATTACACCAAGACTTCCTCTCTCATCATGCACAACTCTAACTTCTGGTGCAGTAATAAATTGATTAATTCTCTCTCCTTCTTTTTTTACTGTTGCCATTATTTATCTACCTCATTTAGTAGTAAATATAGAATCATTCATTCTCTCCTTAGATTCTTTTTTGAGTTTCTCAATAAACTCATTCAAATCCATATCTTTAATTTCTTGTGAAGAACGTGTTCTGATAGATAATTTTCCACTAGAAACTTCTTCGGCTCCTATTATAACTGTATATGGAGTTCTTTGCAAGCGATATTTCTTAATCTTAGTACCTAAATTATCATCACCTTCATCAACTTCCACTCTGAAGCCGGCATCTTTCAATGCTTTAGCTACTTCATTAACTCTATCAATTTGAGATTTTTCATTAAGTACATTAACTACAGCTACTTGTAAAGGAGATAACCATAATGGGAATTTACCATTATAGTGTTCAACTAATATACCTATAAAACGTTCCATAGAACCAAGTATAGCTCTATGAAGCATTACAGGTGTATGTTTTTTACCATCTTTACCTTCATAGCTAATCTCAAATCTCATAGGAAGTGAGAAGTCAACTTGTAAAGTACCGCATTGCCAGTTTCTGTCAAGAACATCTTTAATATTGAAGTCTATCTTAGGACCATAGAAAGCTCCATCACCTTCATTAATCTTATAGCTTATTTTTAATTTGTCTAAAGCATTGATTAATGATTTAGTAGCAAGCTCCCAAATCTCATCGCTTCCGATTGATTTTGCTGGTCTAGTAGAAACAAATATTTCAAAGTTCTCGAAACCAAAGTCTTTATATACAGATAAATAGTATTCAATAGTATTAATAATTTCATCGCCTAATTGCTCTTCAGTACAGAATATATGAGCATCATCTTGAGTGAAAGCTCTTACTCTGAAAAGTCCATGCAAAGCTCCTGAAAGCTCATGTCTATGAACAAAACCTAATTCAGCAACTCTTAAAGGCAAATCTCTATAACTATGTATATTAGAATTATAAACAATCAAACCGCCAGGACAGTTCATTGGTTTTACAGCATATTTAGTTTCATCAATTTCTGTAAAATACATGTTTTCTTTATAGTTATCCCAGTGTCCGCTTCTATGCCATAATTCTTCATTAAGTATAGCAGGAGTTTTTATTTCAACATATCCGCGTTTTTCATTTTCATTTCTAATATATGATTCAACAGCCTTATAAATAACCATTCCTCTAGGATGCCAGAAAGGAAAACCGGGACCTTCTTCATGGAAACTAAATAAATTTAATTCTTTACCTAATTTTCTATGATCTCTTTCTTTAGCTTCTTTGAGTTTTTTAAGGTATTTATCTAATGATTCTTTACTTTCAAAAGCAGTACCATATATACGGGAAAGCATTTTATTATTAGAGTCTCCTCTCCAATAGCTTCCTGCAACAGACATAAGTTTATATGCTTTTAAATAACCTGTTGAAGGAACATGAGGTCCTCTACAAAGGTCTATAAAATCGCCTTGCTCATAGAAAGATACTGTATCAGCATCTATACCCTCTATAATTTCAACTTTATAAGGTTCATTAGCTTTCTTGAAATATTCTATAGCCTCATTTTTATTCATTACTTTTCTTACTACAGGAATATTTTCTTTGATGATTTTTTTCATTTCATCTTCGATTTTTGGCAAATCTTCTTCAGTGAAAGGCTTTTCAGCATCAAAATCATAATAGAAACCATCTTTAATAGCTGGTCCTATAGTAACTTGAGTATTAGGATAAAGTCTTCTAACAGCCTGAGCCATTAAGTGACTTGTAGAGTGTCTTAATATTTCAAGTCCCTCATCTGAGGTGGTTAGTATCAATTCTAAATCGCCGTCTGTTTCAGGCGTATATGTAAGGTCAACTTCTGTTCCATTAAACTTAGCTGCTACTGCATCTTTAGAATCTTTTTTAGCATTTTGTTTAAGGAAGTCTAATAAAGACTCTCCGTTGGACAAATCATAAGACTGTCCTAAATAATTAATTTTTGACATTATAACACCTCTTGAATTGATACTTTTATTTGCATTCAATAAAAAAAATTTAATGCAAATATTTTAGACAATTATAACATACATAAAAACAATAGTCAACAAATTGATTATACAATTATTAAAATTTCTAATATAAACTCATTAATAAAATAAAATTATTATTATATATTTTCAAACAACTATAATAAAAAATTACTATTTTTATTGAAAATTTATTATTTTTACTATATTATTATTAAGTACTTTTTATAATCAAAAAGAATAAGGAGAAAAATATGGTTAAATTCTCAGACTTAGGTCTTGTTAATAGTAGAGAACTTTTTAAAAAAGCTATAGGCGGTGGTTATGCTATACCAGCATTTAACTTTAATAATATGGAACAACTTCAAGCTATAGTACAAGCATGTGTAGAAACTAAAAGCCCTGTTATAATTCAGGTTTCTTCAGGTGCTAGAAAATATGCTAATCAAACATTATTAAGATATATGGCTCAAGGTGCTGTTGAATATGCTAAAGAATTAGGTGTTAATGTACCTATAGTTTTACACTTGGATCATGGCGACAGTTTAGAACTTTGTAAAAGCTGTATTGAATATGGTTTTTCTTCTGTTATGATAGACGGAAGCCATTATGATTATGATAAAAACGTTGAATTAACTAGAAGCGTTGTTGAGTATGCTCATAAATATGATGTTACTGTTGAAGGTGAATTAGGAGTACTTGCTGGTGTTGAAGATGATGTTGTAGCTGAACATCACACTTATACTCAGCCTGAAGAAGTAGAAGATTTCGTTAAAAAAACAGGAGTTGACTCTCTTGCTATTTCTATAGGTACTAGCCATGGTGCTTATAAATTTAAACCTGGTCAAAATCCTCAAATAAGATTAGACATTCTTAAAGAAATTGAGAAAAAAATTCCTGGATTCCCTATCGTACTTCATGGTTCTTCAAGCGTACCTCAAGAATATGTTAAAATGATCAATGAAAACGGCGGTAAATTAGATGATGCTATAGGTATTCCAGAAGAGCAATTAAGAGAAGCTTCTAAGAGTGCAGTTTGTAAAATCAACATCGACAGCGATTCAAGACTTGCTATGACTGCTGCTATTAGAAAAGTATTCCATGATGATCCTAAAGAATTCGATCCTAGAAAATATTTAGGACCTGCTCGTGATGAAATGAAAAAACTTTATATGCATAAAATAATTAATGTATTAGGTTCAGACGGTAAAATTTAATAAAAATTAAAGGAGATATATACTGTGGGAAAACAACATAGAAAAGTAGTTAAACGCAAAAGAGCATTAAGAAGAATCAAAAGACAAAAAGATGCTCTAAATGCTAAAACTAAATAATCATTGAAAACAAATTTTTTAAGGGCATGAGTTAATTCTTATGCCCTTAATTATTTAACTAATCAAAATATATTACTTATAAAAATAGGAAATAAAATGAAAAAATATATATTAATATTATTATTTGCTTTAATAATATCATGTACAAAAACAGTAGATAAATCACCACTTACACTTCAAACTGATTTCGGCAGAAAGGATAATGCAGTTGCTAGTATGTATGGAGTTGCTTTGACTGTAGATAAAGATTTAAAAGTTTATGATCTTACTCATGAGATACCTGCTTTTAATATTTGGGAAGCTGCTTTAAGACTAGATCAAACTGCTAGATATTGGCCTGAAGGTACTGTATTTGTAAATGTTGTAGATCCGGGAGTTGGTACCGATAGAAAATCTGTTGTTATGAAAACTACTAACAATTATTATTTTGTAACTCCTGATAATGGTTCTTTAACTTTTGTTGCTGAAAGTCTAGGTATAGAAGAAGTAAGAGAAATTGATGAGGCTGTAAACAGACTCACTAATTCTCAAGAATCATATACTTTTCATGGCAGAGATGTTTATGTATATACTGGTGCAAGACTAGCTTCAAAGCAAATAACTTTTGAACAGGTTGGAAAATCTTTAGGTACTAATATTACCAAAATAGAATATCAAAAAGCAAAATTTGAAAACGGAAAATTCTCTGCTAATATTCCAATACTTGATGTACAGTACGGTAATGTATGGTCATCACTTCCTCGTCAATTAATGCTGGATAATGGAGTACAGGTTGGAGATATTTTGAATGTTTCTATATACAATCAAGGAAATTTAGTATGGAATGGAGATGTCAAACTTGTTAATACTTTCGGAGATATACCTGAAGGCGATAATATGGCTTATTTCAATTCAGAGCTTAATTTATCTGTTGCTGTGAATATGGGTAATTTCTCTGATAAATACAAAGTTTACAGCGGTCCTGAATGGAGTATGGAAATAATAAAAAAATAATATATACTAAAAATTTTTAAATTTGTCAAAAAACACAATTTTAAATTTATGTTATTTGTGGGGACTAGCCCCCACACCCCCAGTTCTTTTGTTGGCACAAAGAACCAAACGAAGTACGCCTACGGCGAAAGACTGCATTTTTACTAAGAATATAGTTTTTATCTTAGTATTTTTAAGAAAACTTAATAATATTTTATACTATTAATAAATTAAAATTAACAAAATGTAATTGTTTAGGTTTATTATAAAAAAGCTAAATATAAAATTTTTAGTATAGCTAAGTTTATCATATAATAATACAAAGCTGGCTAACAATTTTTATTAGCAATAATAAAAATAATAGATTTTAAATATTAGAAAGTTAAATATAAAAATTGTTAGTGTATGAGAAATTTACAACTAACAATTTGTATTAGCAATAATAGGAACGACTATGGCAAGAAGAAAAAAGAAAAAATCATCTCCTTTATTTATATTATTCATTTTATTAATAGCAGCAGGATACTATTATTATAATAATGTATACAATAAAAAAGAAATTTCAAAAACAGAAAAGCCCAAAAAAGAAACTGTTACAAGATACAACAGAGATGATTGGGGAGATTGGGCTGATGAAGATAATGACGGACTTAATACAAGGCATGAAGTATTAGCCAGAGAATCATTAGTAAAACCTGTCATATCTAATAACAGAGTAATATCAGGAAAATGGTATGATAAGTTTACAGGAAAATATTTTACTAATGCCAAAGATTTAGATATAGATCATTTAGTGCCTTTAAAAAATGCCCATATCAGCGGTGCTAGTAATTGGAGCAAAGAAAAGAAAAACGAATACTACAATTATATGAAGAATGAAAATCATTTGGTAGCCGTATCAAAAGGTGCAAATCGTTCTAAAGGCGATAAATCTCCTGTAGAATGGCTTCCTCCTAATGAAGAATATCAATGCGAATATGTAAGAGAATGGTATAAAATCAAAACAGATTGGGGGCTTACAATAGAAGAAGGTTTTGATGAAGTTTCAAACAGAGTATGCAAAGGAAAATAATTTTTTATTAATATAATTTTTTAAACTTTACTATACTATAAAATAGTTTGAAATGTTTATACTAAAAAATTTTTAACTTTGTCAATTTTTTTATTCAACTTTTTCCCGCACACGCTCTGCGGGCTTCGCCAAAGTTGCAAAAAACGCAATTACTATAACTTTATATTAAACATATACTTATTAAATATAGGATATAACCTAAATTTAGACCATAAATGCAGTTCTTTTGGTTCTCGCCGCAGGCGGGCTTCGCCTTATACCAATACCGAAAGGTACCTACTCGGTAAAAGAACTGGGGTGCTGCGTAAGCACACAGCGTGGTGGGCAAAGCCCTGCAAATATTTCAATTTACAAAATTAATTTTTGAAAAAATATATTTGTTTAGGTATATACTCAATAACTTGTATATGCTTATCAAATAACAGTATTTAAGAAAATCATACTCATAGCATAATTGTAATAAAAACTGATAATTTATTTATTATAATCTTCTATAAGCTGTTCAAAAAATCCTTTTTCAACATCAATAAGTTTTACTCTGCTTGTTTGATTAAATTTCTGTGCATCTGATTTATAATTATAATAATACTCTTCATTGTATACTTCTGAAAAATTAGTAGCTGATGCTGATATGAGATTAGATTTACCCGTAGAAAATTTATCTAAATATAATTCATTATTTTCTATAATAAATGTGTAATAATATGTTTTACCTGAATCATATTGTTCTGCTGTAATATAGTTTCCTGATACAGTAATATTAAAATCGCTTAAATATGTATATTCATAAAATGCATCTTGTAAAGGATAAAACCCTGATACAAATGAAGCTTTATTATCCTCTTTTTTCCATATAGTTATATAATGAAAATATTTATCTTCCTCACTTGTAAAATCATCGGGATAATCTATATATTCCTGATTTAATATAGGAGATGATATAAACATATATTTATTATTAGTATCAGATTTAACAATAGACTCAGAAGTTGGTTCATAATAAAAATAAGTATTAGCTAATTTGAAATTTTGAGCTGTTTTATTTAATATTTTTACAATCAAATCATAATAATTATTTCCTGTAATAACAGTACCATTCAAATTTGTTGGACTTAAAACAGGAAAGTTATTTATTATTTCATCTCTTTCATCGCTATAATAACTATAATAATTCCAAATGTTTTCTAATTCTTGATTGTCTTGAAAACAATTAATATTAACATCAGCATCTTTTTCCAATAAATAACCAGCAATATCATAATTTTCTAAAAATGCACTATACATTAAAGGAGTTCCTATAGAACCATCCCTCATTCTATTTAGAGAATTAATATCCGCACCAAGATCCAGAAAATATTTTACTAAATCAATATCCTGATTATGTATGGAAGTAAATAATAAATCACTTTGTAAGTTATAATCAACTTTTTCAAAATTATAATCGTATAATATATCAAGCATTTTTTTAATAATATCCGAATCACCATTATTAACCATTAAGTCATATACATCTTTATAGTCAAAATATATTCCAGA encodes:
- a CDS encoding ankyrin repeat domain-containing protein, with protein sequence MKFVLIIISLIVLMSCSNSEEKKENNINPNVNTNSNALSQNTNTIITNQNNIVTNNVNNKSDVIVRKNIYPIKSYTEEELDEILLVRINKLLGEYVNDKENGELIKKEKEKLKPIRDLLIKTINAEDEDGNNALMLAIKYSTDSIVYYDLIKWIVEHGIDLSSKKIFKTLSYYYYLKKTYYDHIGSKEYSDIVYYLIDSGIYFDYKDVYDLMVNNGDSDIIKKMLDILYDYNFEKVDYNLQSDLLFTSIHNQDIDLVKYFLDLGADINSLNRMRDGSIGTPLMYSAFLENYDIAGYLLEKDADVNINCFQDNQELENIWNYYSYYSDERDEIINNFPVLSPTNLNGTVITGNNYYDLIVKILNKTAQNFKLANTYFYYEPTSESIVKSDTNNKYMFISSPILNQEYIDYPDDFTSEEDKYFHYITIWKKEDNKASFVSGFYPLQDAFYEYTYLSDFNITVSGNYITAEQYDSGKTYYYTFIIENNELYLDKFSTGKSNLISASATNFSEVYNEEYYYNYKSDAQKFNQTSRVKLIDVEKGFFEQLIEDYNK
- a CDS encoding SAM hydrolase/SAM-dependent halogenase family protein; the encoded protein is MKKYILILLFALIISCTKTVDKSPLTLQTDFGRKDNAVASMYGVALTVDKDLKVYDLTHEIPAFNIWEAALRLDQTARYWPEGTVFVNVVDPGVGTDRKSVVMKTTNNYYFVTPDNGSLTFVAESLGIEEVREIDEAVNRLTNSQESYTFHGRDVYVYTGARLASKQITFEQVGKSLGTNITKIEYQKAKFENGKFSANIPILDVQYGNVWSSLPRQLMLDNGVQVGDILNVSIYNQGNLVWNGDVKLVNTFGDIPEGDNMAYFNSELNLSVAVNMGNFSDKYKVYSGPEWSMEIIKK
- a CDS encoding GmrSD restriction endonuclease domain-containing protein yields the protein MARRKKKKSSPLFILFILLIAAGYYYYNNVYNKKEISKTEKPKKETVTRYNRDDWGDWADEDNDGLNTRHEVLARESLVKPVISNNRVISGKWYDKFTGKYFTNAKDLDIDHLVPLKNAHISGASNWSKEKKNEYYNYMKNENHLVAVSKGANRSKGDKSPVEWLPPNEEYQCEYVREWYKIKTDWGLTIEEGFDEVSNRVCKGK
- the infC gene encoding translation initiation factor IF-3; amino-acid sequence: MATVKKEGERINQFITAPEVRVVHDERGSLGVMSIKDALALAKSEGSDLVEIAPTAEPPVCKIINYGKYKFDIQKKSKEAKKKQKLVQLKEIKMRPQISIHDYNFKMKHIREFLDEGNKVKITIMFRGREMAHTEFGYDLINKIIQDLENEAATEKPAKLEGKNLSAVLNPVKVKKTDSEGSSNKKESSEVNNEE
- a CDS encoding class II fructose-bisphosphate aldolase, with product MVKFSDLGLVNSRELFKKAIGGGYAIPAFNFNNMEQLQAIVQACVETKSPVIIQVSSGARKYANQTLLRYMAQGAVEYAKELGVNVPIVLHLDHGDSLELCKSCIEYGFSSVMIDGSHYDYDKNVELTRSVVEYAHKYDVTVEGELGVLAGVEDDVVAEHHTYTQPEEVEDFVKKTGVDSLAISIGTSHGAYKFKPGQNPQIRLDILKEIEKKIPGFPIVLHGSSSVPQEYVKMINENGGKLDDAIGIPEEQLREASKSAVCKINIDSDSRLAMTAAIRKVFHDDPKEFDPRKYLGPARDEMKKLYMHKIINVLGSDGKI
- the thrS gene encoding threonine--tRNA ligase; translated protein: MSKINYLGQSYDLSNGESLLDFLKQNAKKDSKDAVAAKFNGTEVDLTYTPETDGDLELILTTSDEGLEILRHSTSHLMAQAVRRLYPNTQVTIGPAIKDGFYYDFDAEKPFTEEDLPKIEDEMKKIIKENIPVVRKVMNKNEAIEYFKKANEPYKVEIIEGIDADTVSFYEQGDFIDLCRGPHVPSTGYLKAYKLMSVAGSYWRGDSNNKMLSRIYGTAFESKESLDKYLKKLKEAKERDHRKLGKELNLFSFHEEGPGFPFWHPRGMVIYKAVESYIRNENEKRGYVEIKTPAILNEELWHRSGHWDNYKENMYFTEIDETKYAVKPMNCPGGLIVYNSNIHSYRDLPLRVAELGFVHRHELSGALHGLFRVRAFTQDDAHIFCTEEQLGDEIINTIEYYLSVYKDFGFENFEIFVSTRPAKSIGSDEIWELATKSLINALDKLKISYKINEGDGAFYGPKIDFNIKDVLDRNWQCGTLQVDFSLPMRFEISYEGKDGKKHTPVMLHRAILGSMERFIGILVEHYNGKFPLWLSPLQVAVVNVLNEKSQIDRVNEVAKALKDAGFRVEVDEGDDNLGTKIKKYRLQRTPYTVIIGAEEVSSGKLSIRTRSSQEIKDMDLNEFIEKLKKESKERMNDSIFTTK